In the Natrinema sp. CBA1119 genome, CCCCGTCCGCGTATCGATCGTCCTGGCGTCGGCTCGAGTCGCCGCCCTCGAGCGCGGAGTCGGACTCGTGGCCGAACTCGCGGTCTCGAGTCGCCGTCGAATCGGACGTGCGAGATCCGTCCGCCGAGTTCGTTTCGAATCCGACCGTTTCCCGGGTTCGGCGGTGGCTGTCGGGATACTCCCGCGCGAGGTACGCCCCCAGATACCCGCCGAGCAGCGACAGCCCGACGGTGTAGAGGAGGATGAAGGCCCCGACGCCAAGGATCACGAGCGCGAACAGGGCGACCCCTTCGACGGGGACGCCACCGGCGAGTCCGAGGCTCAGAAAGCC is a window encoding:
- a CDS encoding DUF5518 domain-containing protein translates to MVRSRTIVNAGIGAIIGVVLSFIPFSPVLGGAVAGFLEGPDERAGAVAGALAGAIAFLPIAGIGFLLFGFLSLGLAGGVPVEGVALFALVILGVGAFILLYTVGLSLLGGYLGAYLAREYPDSHRRTRETVGFETNSADGSRTSDSTATRDREFGHESDSALEGGDSSRRQDDRYADGDRDRGSEREPK